The following nucleotide sequence is from Chloroflexota bacterium.
AACGCCGCCGCAGGGTGGTCCTCGTCGTGGACGAAGCCCACCTGCTCACTCCTGAACAGCTCGAAGAGCTTCGCCTCTTGACCAATGCCGAGATGGACTCGCAAAGCCCCCTGGCCCTGCTCCTGGTTGGCCAGCCAACCCTGAATCGCCAGCTCCGCCTGGGCGTCTTCGCCGCACTCGATCAGCGGATCGCCATGCGCTACCAGCTCACCGCCATGGACCTCGGCGAATCCGTCCAGTATCTCCGCCACCATCTGGCTCTCGTCGGCCGGGCCGACCCGCTCTTCGCCGACGATGCCATCGCCCGCCTGCATCAGGCAAGCCTCGGCCTGCCGCGCGCGCTCAATAACGCAGCCATCGCCGCCCTCAT
It contains:
- a CDS encoding AAA family ATPase, whose amino-acid sequence is MALDNVPNPAFGTRGLYVSIVSALGAIPRGFRAELMAQAQGLLAAEEQERRRRVVLVVDEAHLLTPEQLEELRLLTNAEMDSQSPLALLLVGQPTLNRQLRLGVFAALDQRIAMRYQLTAMDLGESVQYLRHHLALVGRADPLFADDAIARLHQASLGLPRALNNAAIAALIAAASAGKTLVDDECARKAVAEITRD